A genome region from Gammaproteobacteria bacterium includes the following:
- the lysA gene encoding diaminopimelate decarboxylase gives MDYFIEQAGELFAEQVPVTELVRRFGTPLYVYSRATLERHWHAFDRALGQHPHQICFAVKANANIAVLNVLARLGSGFDIVSCGELERVLAAGGKPEAIVFSGVGKLAYEIERALEVDIGCFNIESAAELERVAHIAAKLGKVAKISIRVNPDIDARTHPYISTGLKENKFGVNADESIALYQLAAKLPQIEVIGIACHIGSQLTELQPFLDALDKIQQLRLELRQQGILLRRLDLGGGLGVRYQTENPPSPEEYGAALLARLQDDPIPLILEPGRAIVANAGILVTRVEYLKHAVHKNFAIVDAGMNDLLRPALYQAEQEIIPVKRRLEVALQCYDVVGPVCETGDFLGKERLLAVLPGDLLAIRSAGAYGFCMSSNYNSRGRAAEVMVDGERSYLIRRRETLKELFEHEELLPD, from the coding sequence GTGGATTATTTTATTGAACAAGCAGGTGAACTATTTGCCGAACAAGTGCCTGTCACCGAGTTGGTTCGGCGATTTGGTACGCCGTTATATGTCTATTCGCGGGCGACTTTGGAGCGGCATTGGCATGCCTTCGACCGGGCTTTAGGACAACATCCACATCAGATTTGTTTTGCAGTAAAGGCCAATGCCAACATCGCAGTATTGAATGTGTTGGCACGTTTAGGTTCGGGGTTTGATATTGTTTCTTGTGGTGAATTAGAACGTGTTTTAGCTGCAGGCGGTAAGCCTGAAGCCATTGTGTTTTCCGGTGTGGGGAAATTGGCATATGAAATTGAACGCGCATTAGAGGTTGATATAGGCTGTTTCAATATAGAATCTGCAGCTGAGCTGGAGCGAGTGGCACATATTGCTGCAAAACTGGGAAAGGTTGCTAAAATTTCAATTCGGGTGAATCCTGATATTGATGCGCGCACGCATCCTTATATTTCTACAGGACTTAAGGAAAATAAATTTGGTGTTAATGCAGATGAGTCGATTGCGCTTTATCAGTTAGCTGCAAAATTACCACAGATAGAAGTGATAGGCATTGCCTGTCATATTGGTTCACAATTGACTGAATTGCAGCCTTTTTTGGATGCATTGGATAAAATTCAGCAACTACGACTTGAATTGCGGCAGCAGGGTATTTTGTTACGACGTTTGGATTTGGGAGGTGGTTTGGGGGTACGTTATCAAACTGAAAATCCGCCCAGTCCTGAAGAATATGGCGCAGCTTTGTTGGCGCGTTTACAGGATGATCCCATCCCACTGATTTTGGAACCCGGGAGAGCGATTGTTGCCAATGCGGGGATTTTAGTGACGCGCGTAGAATATCTAAAACATGCAGTACATAAGAATTTTGCGATTGTTGATGCAGGTATGAATGATTTGCTGCGACCGGCATTATATCAGGCTGAGCAAGAGATAATACCGGTTAAACGAAGACTTGAGGTGGCGTTGCAATGCTATGATGTCGTCGGGCCAGTATGTGAAACCGGCGATTTTCTGGGTAAAGAAAGGCTGTTGGCGGTTTTGCCGGGAGATTTATTAGCAATACGTAGCGCTGGCGCCTATGGTTTTTGTATGAGTTCTAACTATAATTCTAGAGGCAGGGCGGCTGAAGTTATGGTGGATGGTGAACGTAGTTATTTAATCCGTCGTCGGGAGACTTTAAAGGAATTGTTTGAACATGAGGAGTTGTTGCCGGATTGA